A stretch of DNA from Pectinophora gossypiella chromosome 23, ilPecGoss1.1, whole genome shotgun sequence:
ttgtttggtaaggacttttcaggcttgaatcacctgattttccgaaaaagtaagatgattccgtgcttcggagggcacgttaagccgttggtcccggctattagccgtaaaaacacctccaccaacccgcagtggagcagcgtggtggagtatgctccataccccctccggttgattgaggggaggcctgtgcccagcagtgggacgtatataggcagtttatgttatgtatttttaagtaattatcagtaactaagctttattttatatattacgttgtaccgggtgacagccttcagcgctccccatttgtccggccaagtagttttttttaaattggaaatctacaataagtcttaTACTTTACGGTCTATTCCAGGGTCATCATGTTTATAAAAGGACTTTGTCTCCTATTTGTGGTGAAGTCAATACGAGCTAAGGATGTGGATGTCGCTGAGTTTGTCTACAATACCGACAACCAGATGAAACAAGATTGGGAAGATtttaaggtatttatttttattgtgtaaatgGTCCTTACACCAGCTTACTCCAAACGGAAAATCTGGACCCTGCTGACCTGGTGTAGGACCAAGCACGGAAAGTTGAACCATCACTTACATAAATGAGGCTTAAAGGAGTCGATATACTGTGAATGTTGTCACaaggatcaaaccatatctcacatactgaacgagtgccctctacaccggttgccaggtggcatagccgagctgcattgtgtgacggatgcggcagaggcTTGGTTATggcttggttaagggagcttaagctggatatatgatccacgcaggatattttattcttGACTttcatacgcaataataacaaaaccagcttacttctcaaacgggaagcgtcAGTTCAAATTTTGTACCAGACTTGTGAGTTGAgttgtgaggttggtaattcacctcacaacccacacgatagaagaagaagtcatTAATATatcctaagtgcagttttcgctaacacaattgtctcgaccattatagacggtgatacggctacctataacgttggtctaacagaaagctcgatgaggtgtgggtacttagttcatcttgcgatgattgTACTATTAGCTGAGGTGTTGGCATTTAGTTCTACTTGCGATGATTGTACTTctaactatcccaattgggatatagccttgagtttatgttatgtagtaatTTAAGAACATCCTACGATAATCATACATACGGTTCAAATTGATAAGTTCCTTCTTTTTTCAAGAAATTACGTAAAGATGTAATTTCAAAttttctttaatagtaaggacaatggctgcttttctttttacgTTTCTAGGCTAAGTGctctatgtaaaaataatatgaatgtaTTTAATTCGTTATATTTGTgatctatttattttgtaagacattccaacacaatgtatattgtttacggaataaataaaattgaaattgattaGATAtccatattataaaaatacagggtgttagtgacatcgtaacgaaaacattgaaggatgattcaactcattattctgagttaatatcaagtggaatgttccatcgcaaaagtatcaaaattgaaaataattaaattaaaacaaaatcatggattttgcgacggaaaattccacttgatattaactcagaatcatggtctgaattatcccccttagtGTTCTGTTTTTTAAATACTACCTAATCCTAAAAACATTATACCACAGGCTAAATACGGAAAAACTTACGAGTCATTCGAAGATAAACTCCGAAGCAATGTGTATTTTGAAAACAGTCGTTTTATAAAAGAACACAATGATCTTTTTGAAAAGGGAGTAGTGTCTTATAGTGTGGCAATGAATGAATTCGGGGACATGTCTGATGATGAAGCTTCGCACAAACTTTATGGACACACTACTGATGAAGAGTAAGTCAAAATTATAAGTAAGATATAATCAGAATATTTATTGAAAGGCCGGATTATAGTTGGTCACTTTCTTTTGTCTTGTCTtgacgttgtcgaaatcactttgtgagactgttctttgtttggcatAGACTTTACAGGATTTTTTTTTGGAGTGTCAAGGTTTTAACAAAACTAAAACCCgcgactatacagggtgttagtgacatcgtaacgaaaactttgagggatgattcagaccatgattctgagttgatatcaagtggaattttccgtcgcaaaattgtagaactaaatattaaaaaaaacactaaaatcttaatgatttttccgacaggaaattccacttaatatcatctcagaatcatggtctgaatcatccaccttagtattcgttttgatgtaactaacacccatacgtacttgtattactacctgtacgtacttgtaccgCCATACAGCGTGTAATTActgcaatgtttttttttatttcagtgaCGACTATGACGACGAGGAAGCTGCCACCTTCATGCCATCTCCAATAGCAACGTTACCAGCTTCTGTCAACTGGTTGAATGAAGGAGCTGTGACACCAGTCAAGAATCAGAGGAATTGTTCGTCTTGTTATGCGTTCGCTGCTGTAAGCTTCGCCcaatagatatattttattttaattccggccaaatagtgaatTCTGCTCCATTGGGGCAATTCGGCGCGACCTTGCCGCGGGGTTTTGCGCCTCTTACTTCATTaggccggagtaagatggtAGCTGAGTTCGGGTAGGTACTCAGACCTAcgaggtataacgtagaacccttgcccagggatacggatgaagacctcaacggttgcagaggtgaagatgggagccatcgctacggcaatgcaggacggaaaaggcgcgtcacagggactgtaaacttgaacttgacagagggcagcagtaactgttagtactattcagaggcggaggtcTTAGTACGGCTTAGAAATAGACTACTGCAAGGCGGAAggcaagtgggaaaccactgcgTTATTTTACTCTAAAAAGTAGCTTGGAGAATGATACACCAACAAAAGCGTTGATCTTAAATTACAGATGAGTTAaacccaagtagttaatgccatttgcgtttaatctacaataagtctagtCAAAAAAAGCTGCTGTAAGCTTTTTAAACAAAGAATAGTATAGTATATAGTATAGTATATCACCTCGTCCGTAACCCGCCGACATTGTCGatgatttcccttattcagcacTTAATCACTATCAGCCCTAGTgggcgattaattctttcaaatatgatccccTCAGACGACACGATGCCCTGACAcaaagttcgcgcccaactgggcatcctcaggcctgttgctttaaattttgtaccgggtgaaagccttcatcgctccccatttcaccggccaagtagttaatgccatctgcgggagatctacaataagtcacgccaaaaaaaaagaaaaataagtcaACTAGATAAGTAAAGTTAACTAGACAAATATGGTCATCAAAATAATTACACTTTAATTTTCAGATTGCAGCTGTGGAAAGTCGGACTTTTTTAAAAACCGGCCGTCTTGTACCGTTGTCAGAACAAAACCTGATAGATTGTTCTGGAAAGTATGGTAATTCTGGCTGCCAAGGTGGTCAGACAAGGAAGGCATATGTATACATCGAAGGTAATAAAGGCATTGACACGGAAAAAAGTTATCCATACCAAGCCAAGAACGGAAATTGTAGGTGAGTTTAATTTACAAGAGTTTTTcacgggattctcttaaaaagcataaatggttttgtcataattttaattatcataatcctttttacataacgttttctagcataatagtactttcccataataacatctaggaatactggtttgttaggtataacttatttttggactaatatttgttggtataaatttcattcgcatataaataggtatccataattcttttttagaataaaagtgttttgtcataatttttacaaggcataacaataggttagggtgcggcgggggtggccctagGGCCGGCAtttttatcttacacacgataagtttactgaatgatgaccaacagcatgaaatagagtcaaaaaatataaaaagtcacaatcatgaaccaaatgcagccaaggaaaaagtatgttttggaaatgttcaaagttgtgccaaaacttttcttattcggagtatagtttttatgcttataataattatgcttatatatcattattgacattaattattatgcttatattagttatgagtttcaaaattatgcttaaaaagttatgacaaattaatactatgcataactaataataggacaagtaacattatgccatggtaaattattacataaaattttatgagtaaaaatagagaaccgtttTTCACAACTGCGTAATTGGCTACTTGTCATTTTTCGGATTTATAAGTATTCATATAGACTCTTATTTTGTACctcttaaattatattattttctcgaaaaatcattatatactttttaattgaaaaaaaaaaacatattttacttcattaatttcaaatttcgcgtgAAAACGGTTGGTCATTTGAC
This window harbors:
- the LOC126377388 gene encoding procathepsin L-like isoform X1, which codes for MFIKGLCLLFVVKSIRAKDVDVAEFVYNTDNQMKQDWEDFKAKYGKTYESFEDKLRSNVYFENSRFIKEHNDLFEKGVVSYSVAMNEFGDMSDDEASHKLYGHTTDEDDDYDDEEAATFMPSPIATLPASVNWLNEGAVTPVKNQRNCSSCYAFAAIAAVESRTFLKTGRLVPLSEQNLIDCSGKYGNSGCQGGQTRKAYVYIEGNKGIDTEKSYPYQAKNGNCRYQAKYSSATIRGYMTIQRTEAALQQAVANSPVAVAVDAKGKGFRFYKSGVYYNNHCSSKRLGHAMLVVGYGTLRTQGQYWLVKNSWGDKWGQRGYIRMARNRDNNCGIVTRATIPLV
- the LOC126377388 gene encoding procathepsin L-like isoform X2, translating into MNEFGDMSDDEASHKLYGHTTDEDDDYDDEEAATFMPSPIATLPASVNWLNEGAVTPVKNQRNCSSCYAFAAIAAVESRTFLKTGRLVPLSEQNLIDCSGKYGNSGCQGGQTRKAYVYIEGNKGIDTEKSYPYQAKNGNCRYQAKYSSATIRGYMTIQRTEAALQQAVANSPVAVAVDAKGKGFRFYKSGVYYNNHCSSKRLGHAMLVVGYGTLRTQGQYWLVKNSWGDKWGQRGYIRMARNRDNNCGIVTRATIPLV